In Uranotaenia lowii strain MFRU-FL chromosome 2, ASM2978415v1, whole genome shotgun sequence, one genomic interval encodes:
- the LOC129740920 gene encoding uncharacterized protein LOC129740920: MKHFDSFQTYRGLCIGLLVLNLSTISMYLRELVEDVVNFGFAERFLEKILIVVLYTIFAIVLSLGIFEENIKLLKCYVAYLILHLGSFTSDLIFYIVKQESYDYLFYSAFVIVHIVGIMWIVIGLIRAIESDRKLTDFIDTISQRTEKVYIEKYGVP; the protein is encoded by the exons ATGAAGCACTTCGACAGTTTTCAAACGTATCGAGGCCTATGCATCGGATTGTTGGTTTTAAATTTGTCCACCATTTCAATGTACCTTCGAGAATTGGTGGaagatgtggtcaattttggATTTGCTG AAAGATTTCTGGAGAAAATATTGATCGTTGTTCTCTACACCATTTTTGCCATTGTTCTTAGCTTGGGTATTTTTGAA gaaaacatcaaacttttgaaatgttacgtaGCTTATCTGATTTTACACTTGGGATCCTTCACATCTGATCTAATTTTTTACATCGTGAAGCAAGAAAGTTATGACTATCTGTTttattcagcatttgtaataG TTCATATCGTTGGAATAATGTGGATCGTTATTGGATTGATAAGAGCAATCGAGAGCGACAGGAAGTTAACAGACTTTATCGATACAATATCCCAACGTACAGAGAAGGTTTACATTGAAAAGTATGGTGTACCTTAA